One Anas platyrhynchos isolate ZD024472 breed Pekin duck chromosome 2, IASCAAS_PekinDuck_T2T, whole genome shotgun sequence DNA segment encodes these proteins:
- the DLEC1 gene encoding deleted in lung and esophageal cancer protein 1 isoform X2, with amino-acid sequence MRWAWPLHPVRSLGNGRPEAEGSQRDPGTMAGHSFPNRSQDISPLLASTFKDLYTGDVIGSDIVANWIKSRGGEDVYHEAFTEELQKLVAEYNCRLTEADRVEENIIQAQARARAEEERAINVLKVDAGEEFHKMGLPPVASSFRWIVDNELLRKNHLTCPDDYITDKLPVTRAPKGKTEPGYMKETFSFKQRISSDLQDQMTTQIAHLQKISGSLSNVSLSTLTLLSTPDSSHQTKKKSNASQEAAWKGSKCKAEGERECAYLAKLERRQNYLKNPRFFPPNTLHGGKSLVISQEKMEKIIAEANKGDTSFVPVFHVNPPIVLFSDYEVGHVYEMTVEIQNVTSTCHHVRLIPPSTSAFAIGPGKFPGKGGMIAPGMSCQYVVQFIPEYLADYEDYILVETQVSEPLQIQIQAKRPAPVLTLPRVIDCGSCLVGGIKVTPILCRNEGFSTGKFCIMPKKAWPPPNFMAVATVGFVTQDPFGIYPAVFELAPGQSTTVEVVFFPSSPEVSQQIYTIVCDNCQVNDVTVTGVGQLIALELLHVTGGESSPAPGEVTDVTAQHLIRFDPQNPHTTEEKNLVIRNSAHVELPFYWQIIKPNLQPSVPEEAADFTKIEYKRDTESAFSLNPEQGVLLPHADHEFTLTYAPQELKTYHSVIQMVLRDIPESPSLVKEGMLQNIPQYKAEDVIALEIEVKGSTEPFQLLLEPYAIIIPGESFISVNVRKTFKMWNNSKSLIKYTWEKITACNIVEVEPHTGVIDMNECCEFELTITGGKPGHVSHNLLCKIEHSPEPVMLHVEAAFKGPLLCIDVPSLQLGLIKWGESVLRTFEIKNLCQLPARWRMQESQVCLAERNEEVSPFTIQPSAGEIPPLGSCCVSVQFTSVLCQRLQTILELEVENGEGSHLPVFVEVQTPQACLMSSHLALTEIYTGIPVKATSKLFNQTQLPAKYLWGKLIGSQAAFCSATVSPASGTLGPNEEKEFCIELKTNITGELKDLVLSCSIEDMTEPLFLSISGDVKGLHVTYSVPCESGAASDGRQILQSPCDLLLDFGSEVTFKDIVKRQLIITNHTAISAPFKLEAEYFTGYSPTPEEICLSSGHLVKRRGPITKHAAKRAQSAFAAALLSHGKGVAFHVQPSSGTLKAFQQLIIEITAYNNMWGEYRDDLVCKVGDLQTKLIPMQMTVKGCPIFLQMTGPQTQQPIIRFGTCVSGGCPVLRSVRLNNPTPFDIRLDWETYNQVKDDKKLVDLLMFFGDPFPPKDVDENETASTGSNSELEIALELDQPPIPCGSVYPALQTTDESSGTDSKEIAQEPAMQKIVSVLIRPHEGVPANNPYSVTPRQIVVPGGGSISVCISFTPHVLPETVTEVQCEGFALGFMSLDGKLAKTVPDKVLRKHGYDAPPLRIDLRASVRHALLKVDMDHDGEMMFYSVASDLIPDQPLLGVLTDSVMTQSLKLINCTKVPLYFRLLLSTPFSLASTDLQKSTKTSHSKKEETEQQPQLVLYPQQNMLVKVSFHTTLELLTYQHLPDTQMLPGFQVLQFENGERKLKFSQNLVIEYSNHSTQLVPVTAHLTVPVLELSCDTVDFKTCFVAQTKTEHVFLSNRSGCRSYWTALLDEQEKHNNDLEVFSVSPPNGILEARKGDQPTKDVLQITFTARKAIEYEAVVTISGMLGEKPCTLHIRGCGSYDGKYEDPHLI; translated from the exons ATGAGGTGGGCCTGGCCCTTGCACCCCGTCAGGTCGTTGGGCAACGGGCggccagaggctgagggcagccAGAGGGACCCTGGCACCATGGCTGGGCACAGCTTCCCCAACCGCTCACAG gaCATCTCCCCCCTGTTGGCCAGCACCTTTAAGGATCTGTACACTGGAGATGTTATAGGGTCAGACATAGTGGCAAACTGGATCAAGTCCCGAGGAGGAGAGGATGTTTATCATGAGGCTTTCACAGAGGAGCTACAGAAG CTTGTAGCAGAGTATAATTGCCGACTGACAGAAGCTGATAGAGTAGAAGAGAACATCATTCAAGCCCAGGCTCGAGCaagagctgaagaagaaagggCCATAAATGTGCTGAAGGTAGATGCTGGGGAAGAATTCCACAAAATGGGATTACCACCAG TGGCATCCTCTTTTAGGTGGATTGTGGATAATGAACTTCTTAGAAAAAATCATTTAACCTGCCCTGATGATTACATCACTGATAAATTACCTGTTACTAGAGCACCAAAAG GGAAAACAGAACCTGGTTACATGAAGGAGACATTTAGTTTTAAACAGCGAATTTCTTCAGACTTGCAGGACCAGATGACTACACAAATTGCACACCTCCAGAAAATATCTGGTAGCCTGTCAAATGTGTCTTTATCCACATTAACTCTACTTTCAACGCCAGATTCTAGCCACCAGACCAAAAAG aaatctAATGCCTCACAGGAGGCGGCCTGGAAAGGCAGTAAGTGCAaagcagagggagaaagagaatgtGCTTATCTTGCCAAACTTGAGAGAAGACAGAACTATCTGAAGAACCCCCGCTTTTTCCCACCAAATACTCTTCATGGAGGCAAATCTCTTGTTATTTCtcaagaaaagatggaaaaaatcatAGCAGAAGCTAATAAAGG tgATACCTCATTTGTTCCTGTGTTTCATGTCAATCCAcctattgttttattttctgattatgAAGTTGGACACGTTTATGAG ATGACTGTAGAGATACAGAACGTCACTTCAACGTGTCACCATGTGAGACTTATTCCTCCCTCTACTTCAGCATTTGCCATTGGACCAG gaaaattTCCAGGAAAGGGAGGAATGATTGCTCCTGGGATGTCATGCCAGTATGTAGTCCAATTTATTCCTGAATATCTAGCAGATTATGAAGATTATATATTAGTGGAGACTCAAGTATCGGAACCTCTTCAGATCCAGATCCAAGCAAAAAGACCAGCTCCAGTGCTAACAT TGCCTCGTGTTATAGACTGTGGTTCTTGCCTTGTTGGGGGAATTAAAGTAACACCGATTTTGTGCAGAAATGAGGGATTTAGCACTGGGAAGTTCTGTATAATGCCAAAAAAAGCCTGGCCACCTCCTAATTTCATG gCTGTTGCCACTGTTGGTTTTGTGACGCAAGATCCATTTGGGATCTATCCTGCTGTTTTTGAGCTAGCTCCAGGGCAGAGTACAACAGTAGAG gtagtgttttttccttcctctccagaAGTCTCACAGCAGATATACACTATTGTTTGTGACAATTGCCAGGTCAATGATGTTACAGTCACAG GGGTTGGCCAGCTGATAGCTCTGGAGCTTTTGCATGTTACGGGTGGagaaagcagccctgcaccTGGTGAAGTTACTGatgtcacagcacagcacctcATACGATTTgacccccaaaacccacacacCACTGAGGAGAAGAATTTGGTTATAAGAAACTCTGC CCATGTAGAACTTCCTTTCTACTGGCAGATAATAAAGCCTAATCTGCAGCCATCAGTGCCCGAAGAAGCTGCAGACTTCACAAAGATTGAATACAAAAGAGACACGGAGTCAGCCTTCTCCCTGAATCCTGAGCAGGGAGTTTTGCTTCCCCATGCTGATCATGAGTTTACTCTCACTTATGCTCCACAGGAG CTGAAGACATATCACAGTGTGATTCAGATGGTTCTGAGGGACATCCCAGAATCACCTAG TTTAGTGAAAGAGGGAATGCTTCAAAACATCCCACAGTACAAGGCAGAGGATGTAATAGCACTGGAAATAGAAGTTAAAGGATCAACAGAACCATTTCAGCTTCTTCTGGAGCCATATGCCATTATCATCCCCGGAGAAAGCTTTATTAGTGTAAATGTCAGAAAGACATTTaag ATGTGGAATAACAGCAAATCGTTGATCAAGTACACATGGGAGAAAATCACAGCCTGTAACATTGTGGAAGTTGAACCTCACACAGGTGTCATAG atATGAATGAATGCTGTGAATTTGAACTGACAATTACTGGAGGCAAACCTGGGCATGTCAGCCATAACCTGCTGTGTAAAATTGAACACTCTCCAGAGCCAGTCATGCTGCACGTTGAGGCTGCTTTCAAG GGTCCTCTTCTTTGCATTGATGTTCCATCACTCCAGTTAGGCTTGATTAAGTGGGGCGAGAGTGTGTTAAGAACCTTTGAGATTAAAAATCTGTGTCAGCTGCCAGCACGGTGGAGAATGCAAGAAAGCCAGGTTTGTCTAGCTGAAAGGAATGAAGAG GTATCTCCCTTTACCATTCAACCATCTGCTGGAGAAATACCTCCTTTGGGTTCATGCTGTGTGTCTGTTCAGTTCACATCAGTGCTGTGCCAGCGTCTCCAGACAATATTAGAACTGGAGGTAGAAAATGGAGAAGGGAG TCATCTTCCTGTTTTTGTTGAAGTTCAGACCCCCCAAGCGTGCCTGATGTCTAGCCATCTAGCACTCACTGAAATTTATACTGGAATTCCTGTCAAAGCAACCAGCAAACTTTTTAACCAGACACAGCTGCCAGCAAAATACCTGTGGGGAAAG CTCATTGGAAGTCAGGCAGCTTTCTGCTCTGCCACTGTGTCTCCAGCCAGTGGCACCTTAGgtccaaatgaagaaaaagaattctgCATAGAACTGAAGACTAACATCACG GGTGAGCTGAAAGACCTTGTCCTTTCCTGTAGCATAGAAGACATGACTGAACCCCTCTTTCTGAGCATTTCTGGAGATGTGAAAGGACTGCACGTCACCTACTCAGTACCTTGTGAAAGTGGAGCTGCCAG tgaTGGAAGACAAATATTACAAAGCCCCTGTGATCTTCTCCTAGACTTCGGATCTGAAGTTACATTCAAAGATATAGTAAAACGTCAGCTGATTATTACCAATCACACCGCAATCAGTGCACCATTCAAACTAGAAGCTGAGTATTTTACTGGCTACTCACCTACTCCAGAAGAAATCTGCCT ctcttCAGGCCACCTGGTGAAAAGGAGAGGGCCCATCACAAAACATGCAGCCAAAAGAGCGCAGTCAG CATTTGCAGCAGCGCTGCTGTCTCATGGGAAGGGAGTAGCTTTCCATGTACAACCTTCCTCAGGAACTCTGAAAGCCTTCCAGCAGCTAATCATAGAAATAACAGCTTACAACAACATGTGGGGAGAATACCGCGATGATCTTGTCTGTAAG gTGGGAGACTTACAAACTAAATTAATTCCTATGCAAATGACTGTGAAAGGCTGTCCAATCTTCCTGCAGATGACAGGACCACAAACACAGCAACCCATCATCAG GTTTGGCACTTGCGTTTCTGGAGGGTGTCCTGTGTTACGGAGTGTGCGGCTCAACAATCCCACTCCCTTTG ACATCCGCCTGGACTGGGAAACTTACAACCAAGTAAAAGATGATAAAAAGCTGGTGGACCTGTTGATGTTCTTTGGAGACCCTTTCCCTCCTAAGGACGTGGATGAAAATGAGACTGCATCAACTGGTAGCAACTCGGAGTTGGAGATCGCGTTAGAATTGGATCAACCCCCCATTCCCTGTGGAAGCGTTTATCCAGCCTTGCAAACCACCGATGAG TCTTCAGGCACAGACAGCAAAGAGATCGCTCAAGAACCTGCAATGCAGAAGATTGTCTCTGTACTCATACGGCCTCATGAAGGGGTTCCTGCTAACAACCCCTACTCCGTCACTCCAAGACAGATA GTGGTTCCAGGAGGTGGCAGCATCTCCGTTTGCATCTCCTTCACCCCGCATGTCCTCCCGGAGACCGTCACTGAAGTGCAATGTGAAGGGTTTGCGCTGGGATTCATGAGCCTAGACGGCAAG CTCGCAAAGACAGTGCCTGACAAGGTGCTCCGCAAACACGGCTACGATGCCCCACCGTTACGAATAGACCTGAGAGCCTCTGTAAGGCATGCTCT GTTAAAAGTAGACATGGATCATGATGGAGAAATGATGTTTTACTCTGTGGCAAGTGATCTCATACCAGATCAGCCTCTGTTAGGA GTTTTGACAGATTCAGTAATGACTCAGAGTTTGAAACTCATCAATTGCACTAAGGTTCCTCTGTACTTCAGGCTCCTTCTGTCTACGCCCTTCAGCCTGGCCAGCACAGATCTCCAGAAGAGCACCAAAACATCCCACagcaagaaggaagaaacagaacagCAACCGCAACTTGTACTTTATCCCCAGCAAAACATGCTG GTGAAAGTGTCATTCCACACAACTCTGGAGTTGCTTACCTATCAACATTTGCCAGATACCCAGATGCTTCCTGGATTCCAAGTGCTCCAGTTTGAGAACGGGGAGAGAAAGCTGAAGTTCAGTCAAAATCTGGTCATCGAATACAGTAACCACAGTACCCAG CTGGTCCCAGTGACTGCACACCTTACTGTCCCGGTTCTGGAGCTGTCTTGCGACACGGTTGATTTCAAGACCTGCTTTGTTGCACAGACCAAGACTGAACATGTCTTCTTGTCTAACAGGAGTGGCTGCAGAAGCTACTGGACTGCTTTGCTGG ATGAACAAGAAAAGCATAATAACGACCTGGAAGTATTTTCCGTCTCCCCTCCTAATGGCATTTTGGAGGCACGCAAAGGGGACCAACCTACCAAAGATGTTTTGCAGATCACCTTTACTGCCAG GAAGGCCATCGAGTACGAAGCAGTCGTGACCATTAGTGGGATGCTGGGAGAGAAGCCGTGCACACTGCACATCAGGGGATGTGGATCATACGATGGGAAGTATGAAGACCCACATTTGATTTAA
- the DLEC1 gene encoding deleted in lung and esophageal cancer protein 1 isoform X1: MRWAWPLHPVRSLGNGRPEAEGSQRDPGTMAGHSFPNRSQDISPLLASTFKDLYTGDVIGSDIVANWIKSRGGEDVYHEAFTEELQKLVAEYNCRLTEADRVEENIIQAQARARAEEERAINVLKVDAGEEFHKMGLPPVASSFRWIVDNELLRKNHLTCPDDYITDKLPVTRAPKGKTEPGYMKETFSFKQRISSDLQDQMTTQIAHLQKISGSLSNVSLSTLTLLSTPDSSHQTKKASKKSNASQEAAWKGSKCKAEGERECAYLAKLERRQNYLKNPRFFPPNTLHGGKSLVISQEKMEKIIAEANKGDTSFVPVFHVNPPIVLFSDYEVGHVYEMTVEIQNVTSTCHHVRLIPPSTSAFAIGPGKFPGKGGMIAPGMSCQYVVQFIPEYLADYEDYILVETQVSEPLQIQIQAKRPAPVLTLPRVIDCGSCLVGGIKVTPILCRNEGFSTGKFCIMPKKAWPPPNFMAVATVGFVTQDPFGIYPAVFELAPGQSTTVEVVFFPSSPEVSQQIYTIVCDNCQVNDVTVTGVGQLIALELLHVTGGESSPAPGEVTDVTAQHLIRFDPQNPHTTEEKNLVIRNSAHVELPFYWQIIKPNLQPSVPEEAADFTKIEYKRDTESAFSLNPEQGVLLPHADHEFTLTYAPQELKTYHSVIQMVLRDIPESPSLVKEGMLQNIPQYKAEDVIALEIEVKGSTEPFQLLLEPYAIIIPGESFISVNVRKTFKMWNNSKSLIKYTWEKITACNIVEVEPHTGVIDMNECCEFELTITGGKPGHVSHNLLCKIEHSPEPVMLHVEAAFKGPLLCIDVPSLQLGLIKWGESVLRTFEIKNLCQLPARWRMQESQVCLAERNEEVSPFTIQPSAGEIPPLGSCCVSVQFTSVLCQRLQTILELEVENGEGSHLPVFVEVQTPQACLMSSHLALTEIYTGIPVKATSKLFNQTQLPAKYLWGKLIGSQAAFCSATVSPASGTLGPNEEKEFCIELKTNITGELKDLVLSCSIEDMTEPLFLSISGDVKGLHVTYSVPCESGAASDGRQILQSPCDLLLDFGSEVTFKDIVKRQLIITNHTAISAPFKLEAEYFTGYSPTPEEICLSSGHLVKRRGPITKHAAKRAQSAFAAALLSHGKGVAFHVQPSSGTLKAFQQLIIEITAYNNMWGEYRDDLVCKVGDLQTKLIPMQMTVKGCPIFLQMTGPQTQQPIIRFGTCVSGGCPVLRSVRLNNPTPFDIRLDWETYNQVKDDKKLVDLLMFFGDPFPPKDVDENETASTGSNSELEIALELDQPPIPCGSVYPALQTTDESSGTDSKEIAQEPAMQKIVSVLIRPHEGVPANNPYSVTPRQIVVPGGGSISVCISFTPHVLPETVTEVQCEGFALGFMSLDGKLAKTVPDKVLRKHGYDAPPLRIDLRASVRHALLKVDMDHDGEMMFYSVASDLIPDQPLLGVLTDSVMTQSLKLINCTKVPLYFRLLLSTPFSLASTDLQKSTKTSHSKKEETEQQPQLVLYPQQNMLVKVSFHTTLELLTYQHLPDTQMLPGFQVLQFENGERKLKFSQNLVIEYSNHSTQLVPVTAHLTVPVLELSCDTVDFKTCFVAQTKTEHVFLSNRSGCRSYWTALLDEQEKHNNDLEVFSVSPPNGILEARKGDQPTKDVLQITFTARKAIEYEAVVTISGMLGEKPCTLHIRGCGSYDGKYEDPHLI; this comes from the exons ATGAGGTGGGCCTGGCCCTTGCACCCCGTCAGGTCGTTGGGCAACGGGCggccagaggctgagggcagccAGAGGGACCCTGGCACCATGGCTGGGCACAGCTTCCCCAACCGCTCACAG gaCATCTCCCCCCTGTTGGCCAGCACCTTTAAGGATCTGTACACTGGAGATGTTATAGGGTCAGACATAGTGGCAAACTGGATCAAGTCCCGAGGAGGAGAGGATGTTTATCATGAGGCTTTCACAGAGGAGCTACAGAAG CTTGTAGCAGAGTATAATTGCCGACTGACAGAAGCTGATAGAGTAGAAGAGAACATCATTCAAGCCCAGGCTCGAGCaagagctgaagaagaaagggCCATAAATGTGCTGAAGGTAGATGCTGGGGAAGAATTCCACAAAATGGGATTACCACCAG TGGCATCCTCTTTTAGGTGGATTGTGGATAATGAACTTCTTAGAAAAAATCATTTAACCTGCCCTGATGATTACATCACTGATAAATTACCTGTTACTAGAGCACCAAAAG GGAAAACAGAACCTGGTTACATGAAGGAGACATTTAGTTTTAAACAGCGAATTTCTTCAGACTTGCAGGACCAGATGACTACACAAATTGCACACCTCCAGAAAATATCTGGTAGCCTGTCAAATGTGTCTTTATCCACATTAACTCTACTTTCAACGCCAGATTCTAGCCACCAGACCAAAAAGGCAAGTAAG aaatctAATGCCTCACAGGAGGCGGCCTGGAAAGGCAGTAAGTGCAaagcagagggagaaagagaatgtGCTTATCTTGCCAAACTTGAGAGAAGACAGAACTATCTGAAGAACCCCCGCTTTTTCCCACCAAATACTCTTCATGGAGGCAAATCTCTTGTTATTTCtcaagaaaagatggaaaaaatcatAGCAGAAGCTAATAAAGG tgATACCTCATTTGTTCCTGTGTTTCATGTCAATCCAcctattgttttattttctgattatgAAGTTGGACACGTTTATGAG ATGACTGTAGAGATACAGAACGTCACTTCAACGTGTCACCATGTGAGACTTATTCCTCCCTCTACTTCAGCATTTGCCATTGGACCAG gaaaattTCCAGGAAAGGGAGGAATGATTGCTCCTGGGATGTCATGCCAGTATGTAGTCCAATTTATTCCTGAATATCTAGCAGATTATGAAGATTATATATTAGTGGAGACTCAAGTATCGGAACCTCTTCAGATCCAGATCCAAGCAAAAAGACCAGCTCCAGTGCTAACAT TGCCTCGTGTTATAGACTGTGGTTCTTGCCTTGTTGGGGGAATTAAAGTAACACCGATTTTGTGCAGAAATGAGGGATTTAGCACTGGGAAGTTCTGTATAATGCCAAAAAAAGCCTGGCCACCTCCTAATTTCATG gCTGTTGCCACTGTTGGTTTTGTGACGCAAGATCCATTTGGGATCTATCCTGCTGTTTTTGAGCTAGCTCCAGGGCAGAGTACAACAGTAGAG gtagtgttttttccttcctctccagaAGTCTCACAGCAGATATACACTATTGTTTGTGACAATTGCCAGGTCAATGATGTTACAGTCACAG GGGTTGGCCAGCTGATAGCTCTGGAGCTTTTGCATGTTACGGGTGGagaaagcagccctgcaccTGGTGAAGTTACTGatgtcacagcacagcacctcATACGATTTgacccccaaaacccacacacCACTGAGGAGAAGAATTTGGTTATAAGAAACTCTGC CCATGTAGAACTTCCTTTCTACTGGCAGATAATAAAGCCTAATCTGCAGCCATCAGTGCCCGAAGAAGCTGCAGACTTCACAAAGATTGAATACAAAAGAGACACGGAGTCAGCCTTCTCCCTGAATCCTGAGCAGGGAGTTTTGCTTCCCCATGCTGATCATGAGTTTACTCTCACTTATGCTCCACAGGAG CTGAAGACATATCACAGTGTGATTCAGATGGTTCTGAGGGACATCCCAGAATCACCTAG TTTAGTGAAAGAGGGAATGCTTCAAAACATCCCACAGTACAAGGCAGAGGATGTAATAGCACTGGAAATAGAAGTTAAAGGATCAACAGAACCATTTCAGCTTCTTCTGGAGCCATATGCCATTATCATCCCCGGAGAAAGCTTTATTAGTGTAAATGTCAGAAAGACATTTaag ATGTGGAATAACAGCAAATCGTTGATCAAGTACACATGGGAGAAAATCACAGCCTGTAACATTGTGGAAGTTGAACCTCACACAGGTGTCATAG atATGAATGAATGCTGTGAATTTGAACTGACAATTACTGGAGGCAAACCTGGGCATGTCAGCCATAACCTGCTGTGTAAAATTGAACACTCTCCAGAGCCAGTCATGCTGCACGTTGAGGCTGCTTTCAAG GGTCCTCTTCTTTGCATTGATGTTCCATCACTCCAGTTAGGCTTGATTAAGTGGGGCGAGAGTGTGTTAAGAACCTTTGAGATTAAAAATCTGTGTCAGCTGCCAGCACGGTGGAGAATGCAAGAAAGCCAGGTTTGTCTAGCTGAAAGGAATGAAGAG GTATCTCCCTTTACCATTCAACCATCTGCTGGAGAAATACCTCCTTTGGGTTCATGCTGTGTGTCTGTTCAGTTCACATCAGTGCTGTGCCAGCGTCTCCAGACAATATTAGAACTGGAGGTAGAAAATGGAGAAGGGAG TCATCTTCCTGTTTTTGTTGAAGTTCAGACCCCCCAAGCGTGCCTGATGTCTAGCCATCTAGCACTCACTGAAATTTATACTGGAATTCCTGTCAAAGCAACCAGCAAACTTTTTAACCAGACACAGCTGCCAGCAAAATACCTGTGGGGAAAG CTCATTGGAAGTCAGGCAGCTTTCTGCTCTGCCACTGTGTCTCCAGCCAGTGGCACCTTAGgtccaaatgaagaaaaagaattctgCATAGAACTGAAGACTAACATCACG GGTGAGCTGAAAGACCTTGTCCTTTCCTGTAGCATAGAAGACATGACTGAACCCCTCTTTCTGAGCATTTCTGGAGATGTGAAAGGACTGCACGTCACCTACTCAGTACCTTGTGAAAGTGGAGCTGCCAG tgaTGGAAGACAAATATTACAAAGCCCCTGTGATCTTCTCCTAGACTTCGGATCTGAAGTTACATTCAAAGATATAGTAAAACGTCAGCTGATTATTACCAATCACACCGCAATCAGTGCACCATTCAAACTAGAAGCTGAGTATTTTACTGGCTACTCACCTACTCCAGAAGAAATCTGCCT ctcttCAGGCCACCTGGTGAAAAGGAGAGGGCCCATCACAAAACATGCAGCCAAAAGAGCGCAGTCAG CATTTGCAGCAGCGCTGCTGTCTCATGGGAAGGGAGTAGCTTTCCATGTACAACCTTCCTCAGGAACTCTGAAAGCCTTCCAGCAGCTAATCATAGAAATAACAGCTTACAACAACATGTGGGGAGAATACCGCGATGATCTTGTCTGTAAG gTGGGAGACTTACAAACTAAATTAATTCCTATGCAAATGACTGTGAAAGGCTGTCCAATCTTCCTGCAGATGACAGGACCACAAACACAGCAACCCATCATCAG GTTTGGCACTTGCGTTTCTGGAGGGTGTCCTGTGTTACGGAGTGTGCGGCTCAACAATCCCACTCCCTTTG ACATCCGCCTGGACTGGGAAACTTACAACCAAGTAAAAGATGATAAAAAGCTGGTGGACCTGTTGATGTTCTTTGGAGACCCTTTCCCTCCTAAGGACGTGGATGAAAATGAGACTGCATCAACTGGTAGCAACTCGGAGTTGGAGATCGCGTTAGAATTGGATCAACCCCCCATTCCCTGTGGAAGCGTTTATCCAGCCTTGCAAACCACCGATGAG TCTTCAGGCACAGACAGCAAAGAGATCGCTCAAGAACCTGCAATGCAGAAGATTGTCTCTGTACTCATACGGCCTCATGAAGGGGTTCCTGCTAACAACCCCTACTCCGTCACTCCAAGACAGATA GTGGTTCCAGGAGGTGGCAGCATCTCCGTTTGCATCTCCTTCACCCCGCATGTCCTCCCGGAGACCGTCACTGAAGTGCAATGTGAAGGGTTTGCGCTGGGATTCATGAGCCTAGACGGCAAG CTCGCAAAGACAGTGCCTGACAAGGTGCTCCGCAAACACGGCTACGATGCCCCACCGTTACGAATAGACCTGAGAGCCTCTGTAAGGCATGCTCT GTTAAAAGTAGACATGGATCATGATGGAGAAATGATGTTTTACTCTGTGGCAAGTGATCTCATACCAGATCAGCCTCTGTTAGGA GTTTTGACAGATTCAGTAATGACTCAGAGTTTGAAACTCATCAATTGCACTAAGGTTCCTCTGTACTTCAGGCTCCTTCTGTCTACGCCCTTCAGCCTGGCCAGCACAGATCTCCAGAAGAGCACCAAAACATCCCACagcaagaaggaagaaacagaacagCAACCGCAACTTGTACTTTATCCCCAGCAAAACATGCTG GTGAAAGTGTCATTCCACACAACTCTGGAGTTGCTTACCTATCAACATTTGCCAGATACCCAGATGCTTCCTGGATTCCAAGTGCTCCAGTTTGAGAACGGGGAGAGAAAGCTGAAGTTCAGTCAAAATCTGGTCATCGAATACAGTAACCACAGTACCCAG CTGGTCCCAGTGACTGCACACCTTACTGTCCCGGTTCTGGAGCTGTCTTGCGACACGGTTGATTTCAAGACCTGCTTTGTTGCACAGACCAAGACTGAACATGTCTTCTTGTCTAACAGGAGTGGCTGCAGAAGCTACTGGACTGCTTTGCTGG ATGAACAAGAAAAGCATAATAACGACCTGGAAGTATTTTCCGTCTCCCCTCCTAATGGCATTTTGGAGGCACGCAAAGGGGACCAACCTACCAAAGATGTTTTGCAGATCACCTTTACTGCCAG GAAGGCCATCGAGTACGAAGCAGTCGTGACCATTAGTGGGATGCTGGGAGAGAAGCCGTGCACACTGCACATCAGGGGATGTGGATCATACGATGGGAAGTATGAAGACCCACATTTGATTTAA